The Afipia massiliensis genome has a segment encoding these proteins:
- the rimP gene encoding ribosome maturation factor RimP: protein MTDPTDVAVDAELLAEPRLVVEPGVAARVSAVATPVLQGMGYRLVRIKVSGDAGCTVQIMAERPDGTMLIEDCEAISKALSPVMDIADPIQRAYRLEISSPGIDRPLVRRTDFERYAGHLVKIEMAVAHEGRKRFRGKLNGVEGDGIRIIRDDVRADQDPDVLLTMEDIASANLVLTDALIAESMRRGKSAAREIREDLGIEPPPPEHAKKARAELPISKSFKPKPKPKAAPKNTKEHRLAAEKKKRAGISDPHEGD from the coding sequence ATGACCGACCCAACCGACGTTGCCGTAGACGCCGAACTGCTCGCCGAACCGCGCCTCGTGGTCGAGCCCGGCGTGGCCGCGCGCGTTTCCGCGGTCGCCACACCGGTGCTGCAGGGCATGGGCTACCGGCTGGTGCGGATCAAAGTGTCGGGCGACGCCGGCTGCACGGTGCAGATCATGGCCGAACGGCCCGACGGCACCATGCTGATCGAGGATTGCGAAGCGATCTCGAAGGCGCTGTCGCCGGTGATGGACATCGCCGATCCGATCCAGCGCGCCTATCGGCTGGAAATTTCATCGCCCGGCATCGACCGGCCGCTGGTGCGGCGCACCGATTTCGAGCGCTACGCCGGTCATCTGGTGAAGATCGAGATGGCTGTGGCGCACGAGGGCCGCAAGCGGTTTCGCGGCAAACTCAATGGCGTCGAGGGCGACGGCATCAGAATTATTCGCGACGACGTTCGGGCCGATCAGGACCCAGACGTGCTGCTGACGATGGAAGACATCGCCAGTGCAAATCTTGTTCTGACCGACGCGTTGATCGCGGAATCCATGCGCCGGGGCAAATCGGCGGCCCGCGAGATCCGTGAAGACCTTGGCATCGAGCCGCCTCCGCCCGAGCACGCGAAGAAGGCACGCGCCGAACTTCCTATTTCAAAAAGTTTCAAGCCCAAACCAAAGCCGAAAGCCGCGCCTAAGAACACCAAGGAACATCGCCTCGCCGCCGAGAAGAAAAAGCGCGCAGGCATATCCGATCCCCACGAAGGAGACTGA
- the nusA gene encoding transcription termination factor NusA, whose protein sequence is MAAVSANKLELLQIADAVAREKSIDRSIVIAAMEDAIAKAARARYGSETDVHAEIDAKKGELRLSRHMLVVEQVENSSNQISLKDAQRANPGAQIGDTIADTLPPLEYGRIAAQSAKQVIVQKVREAERDRQYQEFKDRIGEIVNGVVKRVEYGSVIVDLGRGEAIVRRDEMLPREVFRNGDRVRSYIFDVRRETRGPQIFLSRTHPQFMAKLFAQEVPEIYDGIVEIKAVARDPGSRAKIGVISRDSSVDPVGACVGMRGSRVQAVVNELQGEKIDIIPWSPDIATFVVNALAPAEVAKVVIDEDRERIEVVVPDTQLSLAIGRRGQNVRLASQLTGWDIDILTEQEESERRQADFENSTRVFMEALNVDEVVGQLLASEGFGSVEDLALVDPRELTSIEGFDEETANELQSRAREYLEQLEAELEAKRKELGVEDALTTVPGVTAKMLVKFGENDIKTVEDLAGCATDDLVGWVERKDGETTKHPGILDPNEISREDAEALIMQARVVAGWISEADLAKPSEEAAASEENPA, encoded by the coding sequence ATGGCCGCTGTCAGCGCCAATAAACTCGAACTGCTGCAGATCGCCGACGCCGTCGCGCGAGAAAAGTCGATCGACCGCTCAATCGTGATCGCAGCGATGGAGGACGCCATCGCCAAGGCGGCCCGCGCCCGCTACGGCTCCGAGACCGACGTTCACGCCGAAATCGACGCCAAGAAGGGCGAATTGCGGCTGTCGCGCCACATGCTGGTGGTCGAGCAGGTCGAGAACTCCTCGAACCAGATTTCGCTGAAGGACGCGCAGCGCGCCAACCCCGGTGCGCAGATCGGCGACACCATCGCCGACACGCTGCCGCCGCTGGAATATGGCCGCATCGCCGCGCAGTCCGCCAAACAGGTCATCGTGCAGAAGGTGCGCGAGGCCGAGCGCGACCGGCAGTATCAGGAGTTCAAGGATCGCATCGGCGAGATCGTCAACGGCGTGGTCAAGCGCGTCGAATACGGCAGCGTCATCGTTGATCTGGGCCGTGGCGAAGCCATTGTCCGCCGCGACGAAATGCTGCCGCGCGAAGTGTTCCGCAACGGCGACCGCGTGCGCTCCTATATCTTCGATGTCCGCCGCGAAACCCGCGGACCGCAGATTTTCCTGTCGCGCACTCATCCGCAGTTCATGGCGAAGCTGTTCGCGCAGGAAGTTCCTGAAATCTATGACGGCATCGTCGAGATCAAGGCCGTGGCCCGCGATCCGGGCTCGCGCGCGAAAATCGGCGTGATTTCCCGCGATTCCTCGGTCGATCCGGTCGGCGCCTGCGTCGGTATGCGTGGCTCGCGCGTGCAGGCCGTGGTGAACGAACTGCAGGGCGAAAAGATCGACATCATTCCGTGGTCGCCGGACATCGCGACCTTCGTCGTCAACGCACTGGCGCCCGCGGAAGTCGCGAAAGTCGTCATCGATGAAGACCGCGAACGCATTGAAGTTGTGGTTCCGGATACCCAATTGTCCCTTGCAATCGGACGGCGCGGGCAGAACGTGCGTCTCGCTTCGCAGCTGACCGGCTGGGACATCGACATTCTCACCGAACAGGAAGAATCGGAGCGCCGTCAGGCTGACTTCGAGAATTCCACCCGCGTCTTCATGGAAGCCCTCAACGTCGACGAAGTTGTCGGCCAGTTGCTGGCCTCCGAGGGCTTCGGTTCGGTCGAAGATCTGGCGCTGGTGGATCCACGGGAACTCACCAGCATTGAAGGTTTCGACGAGGAAACCGCCAACGAGCTGCAAAGCCGTGCCCGCGAATATCTTGAACAGCTCGAGGCAGAACTCGAAGCGAAGCGAAAGGAATTGGGCGTGGAAGACGCTTTGACGACCGTACCGGGTGTGACCGCCAAGATGCTGGTGAAGTTCGGCGAGAACGACATCAAGACCGTTGAGGATCTGGCTGGCTGCGCCACGGACGATCTGGTCGGCTGGGTCGAGCGCAAGGACGGCGAAACCACCAAGCATCCGGGCATCCTCGACCCGAATGAAATTTCGCGTGAAGACGCCGAAGCCCTGATCATGCAGGCACGCGTTGTCGCCGGCTGGATCAGCGAAGCCGATCTTGCCAAGCCGTCGGAAGAGGCTGCGGCCTCTGAAGAAAACCCGGCTTAA
- a CDS encoding RNA-binding protein, with amino-acid sequence MLAIADHADLDNGPRTKSGTERMCAVTRQVAPIDDLIRFVLSPSGETVPDLKRKLPGRGLWVSLSHAAVAEAARRNVFARSFKRDVQVSKTLADDVERMMVRGVSEALAMTAKAGQVISGFSKVEGAIEGRQAVALIHATDGAPDGIRKLNAKLAAARRENSTESGNFPVISVLTTDELDLALGRANVVHAALLAGPASKTFLARCQTLTRFRGTGGGHDGGIDQNN; translated from the coding sequence ATGCTTGCCATCGCTGATCACGCAGATCTCGACAACGGACCCCGGACAAAATCCGGGACCGAGCGGATGTGCGCCGTCACGCGGCAAGTCGCGCCGATCGACGACCTGATCCGCTTCGTCCTCTCCCCCTCCGGTGAAACCGTTCCCGACCTGAAGCGCAAGCTGCCGGGGCGCGGGCTATGGGTGTCGCTGTCTCATGCCGCCGTGGCGGAAGCCGCCCGGCGCAACGTGTTTGCGCGCAGCTTCAAGCGTGACGTCCAGGTGTCGAAAACCCTGGCCGACGACGTCGAGCGCATGATGGTCCGGGGGGTGTCCGAAGCCCTCGCCATGACCGCGAAGGCCGGTCAGGTGATTTCGGGATTTTCCAAGGTCGAGGGCGCGATCGAGGGGCGGCAGGCAGTCGCCCTGATCCACGCCACGGACGGCGCTCCGGACGGAATCCGCAAGCTGAATGCCAAACTGGCCGCCGCAAGGCGGGAAAACAGCACGGAATCGGGGAATTTCCCCGTTATCAGTGTCCTGACCACCGATGAATTGGATTTGGCACTCGGGCGGGCAAATGTGGTACATGCTGCCCTGCTCGCGGGCCCGGCAAGCAAGACTTTCCTCGCACGTTGCCAGACGCTCACCCGATTTCGGGGAACGGGTGGCGGTCACGATGGCGGGATCGACCAGAACAATTAG
- the infB gene encoding translation initiation factor IF-2, protein MADTKNPGDKTLSVGSKTLSLKPRTETGVVRQSFSHGRTKQVVVEKKTKRRLAGDPAPAPEAAPATPAPAAAPAKVAPRTPEPVRPPARKSGVVLQTLTEDEQSARASALADARVREEEERRAAEAEAARRNTKEFKEQQEREAAEARKKAEEERHRAEEEAKARAEREATKRSTEAAAKAAAPATTARTAATTPARPAAVAADGSDDDEAPRLVRRPGGGPARPVIAPKPTAKPAPAKQRGRLTLSTALNADDVRERSIASFRRRTQRLKGHASNEPKEKLIREVTIPEAITIQELANRMAERAVDVIRLLMKQGQMVKITDVIDADTAQLIAEEMGHTVKRVAASDVEEGLFDVADDHASDTTPRPPVVTVMGHVDHGKTSLLDALRHANVVSGEAGGITQHIGAYQVTSPESGKKITFIDTPGHAAFTAMRARGAKVTDIVILVVAADDGVMPQTIEAINHAKAANVPMIVAINKIDKPDAKAERVRTELLQYEVQVESFGGDVVDVEVSAKNKTNLDKLLEMIALQADLLDLKTNPDRPAEGTVIEAKLDRGRGPVATVLVQRGTLKVGDIIVAGAEMGRVRALINDQGETVQEAGPSVPVEVLGFNGPPEAGDRLAVVENEARAREVTSYRAHQKREKSAASNAGMRGSLEQMMSQLKTTGRKDFPLVIKADVQGSLEAILGSLEKLGTDEVAARILHAGVGGISESDVTLAEGFNAAIIGFSVRANKEAAALAKRNGIEIRYYNIIYDLVDDVKKAMSGLLAPTLRETMLGNAQILEVFNISKVGKIAGCRVTDGTVERGANVRLIRDNVVVHEGKLSTLKRFKDEVKEVQSGQECGMAFENYQDMRVGDVIECYRVETIQRSL, encoded by the coding sequence ATGGCTGATACGAAGAATCCTGGCGATAAGACGCTGAGCGTCGGTTCGAAAACTCTGTCGCTCAAGCCGCGCACAGAGACCGGCGTCGTGCGCCAGAGTTTCAGTCACGGCCGCACCAAGCAGGTGGTGGTCGAAAAGAAAACCAAGCGCCGTCTGGCCGGCGATCCCGCGCCTGCGCCCGAAGCGGCGCCCGCCACGCCTGCGCCTGCCGCAGCACCTGCGAAGGTTGCGCCGCGCACGCCTGAGCCCGTGCGCCCGCCAGCCCGCAAGTCGGGCGTTGTCCTCCAGACTCTGACTGAAGACGAGCAGAGCGCCCGCGCCAGCGCGCTCGCCGATGCGCGCGTGCGCGAAGAAGAAGAGCGCCGCGCCGCGGAAGCCGAAGCCGCGCGCCGCAACACCAAGGAATTCAAGGAACAGCAGGAGCGCGAAGCCGCCGAAGCCCGGAAAAAGGCCGAGGAAGAACGCCATCGCGCCGAGGAAGAAGCCAAGGCGCGCGCCGAACGTGAAGCCACCAAGCGCAGCACCGAGGCCGCTGCCAAGGCGGCTGCGCCTGCCACCACGGCACGCACGGCTGCAACGACCCCGGCCCGTCCCGCTGCCGTCGCTGCCGACGGATCCGATGACGATGAAGCGCCGCGTCTGGTGCGCCGCCCCGGCGGCGGTCCCGCTCGCCCGGTCATCGCACCGAAGCCGACCGCAAAGCCCGCGCCCGCGAAGCAGCGCGGCCGCCTGACCCTTTCCACCGCGCTCAATGCCGACGACGTACGCGAGCGTTCGATCGCCTCGTTCCGCCGCCGCACCCAGCGTCTCAAGGGCCATGCGTCCAACGAGCCGAAGGAAAAGCTGATCCGCGAAGTGACGATCCCTGAAGCGATCACGATTCAGGAACTCGCCAACCGCATGGCCGAGCGCGCGGTGGACGTCATCCGTCTGCTGATGAAGCAGGGCCAGATGGTAAAGATCACCGACGTGATCGACGCCGACACCGCGCAACTCATCGCCGAGGAAATGGGCCACACCGTCAAGCGTGTTGCTGCGTCTGACGTGGAAGAAGGCCTGTTCGACGTCGCCGACGATCATGCCTCGGACACCACGCCGCGTCCGCCGGTCGTGACCGTCATGGGCCACGTCGACCACGGCAAGACCTCGCTTCTCGACGCGCTGCGTCACGCCAATGTTGTCAGCGGCGAAGCCGGTGGCATTACCCAGCATATCGGCGCCTATCAGGTCACCTCGCCGGAAAGCGGCAAGAAGATCACCTTCATCGACACGCCGGGCCACGCCGCGTTTACCGCGATGCGCGCCCGCGGCGCCAAGGTCACCGACATCGTCATCCTGGTCGTGGCTGCCGACGACGGCGTCATGCCGCAGACGATCGAGGCGATCAACCACGCCAAGGCTGCGAATGTTCCGATGATCGTGGCGATCAACAAGATCGACAAGCCGGACGCCAAGGCTGAGCGCGTGCGCACCGAACTGCTGCAGTATGAAGTGCAGGTCGAATCCTTCGGCGGCGACGTCGTCGACGTTGAAGTGTCCGCAAAGAACAAGACCAACCTCGACAAGCTGCTCGAAATGATTGCGCTGCAGGCCGATCTGCTCGACCTGAAGACCAATCCGGACCGCCCGGCCGAAGGCACCGTGATCGAAGCCAAGCTCGATCGCGGCCGCGGTCCCGTGGCCACCGTGCTGGTTCAGCGCGGCACGCTGAAGGTCGGCGACATCATCGTGGCCGGCGCTGAAATGGGCCGCGTCCGCGCGCTGATCAACGATCAGGGCGAGACCGTGCAGGAAGCGGGCCCGTCGGTTCCGGTCGAGGTGCTCGGCTTCAACGGTCCGCCGGAGGCCGGCGACCGCCTCGCCGTGGTCGAGAACGAAGCCCGCGCCCGCGAAGTCACGAGCTATCGCGCCCATCAGAAGCGCGAGAAATCCGCCGCCAGCAATGCCGGCATGCGCGGTTCGCTCGAGCAGATGATGTCGCAGCTCAAGACCACCGGCCGCAAGGACTTCCCGCTGGTCATCAAGGCCGACGTGCAGGGTTCGCTGGAAGCGATTCTCGGCTCGCTCGAAAAGCTCGGCACCGATGAAGTCGCAGCCCGCATTCTGCATGCAGGCGTCGGCGGCATCTCGGAATCCGACGTGACGCTGGCGGAAGGCTTCAACGCCGCGATCATCGGCTTCAGCGTCCGCGCCAACAAGGAAGCGGCGGCGCTCGCCAAGCGCAACGGCATCGAAATCCGCTACTACAACATCATCTACGATCTCGTGGATGATGTGAAGAAAGCGATGTCCGGCCTGCTCGCGCCGACGCTGCGCGAAACCATGCTGGGCAATGCGCAGATCCTCGAAGTGTTCAACATCTCGAAGGTCGGCAAGATCGCGGGTTGCCGCGTGACCGACGGCACCGTGGAACGCGGCGCGAACGTCCGCCTGATCCGCGACAACGTCGTCGTCCACGAAGGCAAGCTGTCGACGCTGAAGCGCTTCAAGGACGAAGTGAAGGAAGTGCAGTCCGGCCAGGAATGCGGCATGGCATTCGAGAACTATCAGGACATGCGCGTCGGCGACGTTATCGAGTGTTATCGCGTGGAGACCATTCAGCGCTCCTTGTAA
- the rbfA gene encoding 30S ribosome-binding factor RbfA, which translates to MATRKKDSDPRGGTTGASQRQLRVGEIIRHAIADILAQGGVHDPALEGHIITVPEVRMSPDLKLATVYVMPLGGRGLKEVVAALDRNKKFLRGEVAHRVNLKFAPDLRFRVDERFDEAERIEKLLRTPAVQKDLKTDSDQD; encoded by the coding sequence ATGGCCACACGCAAAAAGGACAGCGACCCTCGCGGCGGCACGACCGGCGCCTCGCAGCGACAGTTGCGCGTCGGCGAAATCATCCGCCACGCGATTGCGGACATTCTTGCTCAGGGCGGCGTGCACGATCCGGCGCTCGAAGGGCACATCATCACTGTGCCCGAAGTGCGGATGTCACCGGACCTCAAGCTCGCCACCGTCTACGTGATGCCACTCGGCGGCCGCGGCCTCAAAGAGGTCGTTGCAGCACTCGACCGCAACAAGAAGTTTCTGCGCGGCGAAGTCGCGCATCGCGTTAATCTAAAATTCGCACCTGATCTCAGATTCCGCGTTGACGAACGATTCGACGAAGCAGAACGGATCGAGAAATTACTGAGAACACCTGCGGTTCAAAAAGACCTCAAGACAGATTCGGACCAAGACTGA
- the truB gene encoding tRNA pseudouridine(55) synthase TruB: MNVTSPDSAIDPQTTDSNAPAENKSSDAAASGTRHNDPRQQQGGKQQRQQGGQQKRDRRDVHGWVILDKPIGMTSTHAVAVLKRLFNAKRAGHAGTLDPLASGGLPIALGEATKTVPFVMDGRKRYRFTVAWGEERDTDDTEGKVTQTSPDRPSVEAIRALLPQFTGTIEQTPPQYSAIKIQGERAYDLARDGEVVPLAPRPVEIHELTLVEQIDNDKSVFEAECGKGTYVRALARDMGRILGSYGHICALRRTICGPFTEADMIPLADLEALCDRAASGEGSLADALLPVETALDDIPALAVTRADAARLHRGQAVLLRGRDAPISNGTVYVTVGGRLLALAELGNGELIPKRVFNLTGLTASPARNNESV, translated from the coding sequence ATGAATGTGACTAGCCCAGACAGCGCGATCGACCCGCAAACAACCGATTCGAACGCGCCTGCTGAAAATAAATCTTCCGATGCTGCGGCGAGCGGCACGCGGCACAACGATCCGCGCCAACAGCAAGGCGGCAAGCAACAGCGTCAGCAGGGCGGTCAGCAAAAACGCGATCGCCGCGACGTCCACGGCTGGGTGATTCTCGACAAGCCTATCGGCATGACGTCGACGCACGCTGTCGCTGTTCTCAAGCGGCTATTCAATGCCAAGCGCGCCGGCCATGCCGGCACTCTCGATCCGCTGGCCTCCGGCGGATTGCCGATTGCGCTGGGCGAGGCCACCAAGACCGTTCCCTTCGTGATGGACGGCCGCAAGCGCTACCGCTTCACGGTCGCCTGGGGCGAGGAACGCGACACCGACGACACCGAGGGCAAGGTCACCCAGACCAGCCCTGACCGGCCGTCTGTGGAGGCGATCCGGGCCCTGCTGCCGCAATTTACCGGAACCATCGAGCAGACCCCGCCGCAATACTCCGCGATCAAGATCCAGGGCGAGCGGGCCTATGACCTCGCCCGCGACGGCGAAGTCGTGCCGCTGGCCCCCCGGCCGGTGGAAATCCACGAATTAACCCTTGTCGAACAGATAGATAACGACAAATCGGTGTTCGAGGCGGAATGCGGCAAGGGCACCTATGTGCGGGCGCTGGCCCGCGATATGGGCCGGATTCTGGGGTCATATGGCCATATTTGCGCGCTTCGGCGCACGATTTGCGGGCCTTTCACTGAAGCGGACATGATTCCGCTGGCAGATCTGGAGGCTTTGTGCGATAGAGCCGCGTCTGGCGAGGGCAGCCTCGCCGACGCGCTTTTGCCCGTTGAGACCGCGCTGGACGACATCCCGGCACTGGCCGTCACACGGGCGGATGCCGCGAGGCTCCACAGGGGCCAAGCGGTTTTGTTGCGCGGACGGGATGCGCCAATTTCAAACGGCACAGTCTATGTCACCGTCGGAGGCCGCCTTCTGGCCCTCGCCGAACTTGGCAATGGCGAACTCATCCCCAAGCGCGTGTTCAACCTGACCGGACTGACTGCCAGTCCGGCTCGCAACAATGAAAGTGTTTGA
- the rpsO gene encoding 30S ribosomal protein S15, whose product MSIAAERKAEVIKKNATKTGDTGSPEVQVAILSERIANLTEHFKTHGKDNHSRRGLLKLVSTRRSLLDYVKRKDEARYKSLLEKHNIRR is encoded by the coding sequence ATGTCGATTGCCGCAGAACGCAAAGCGGAAGTCATCAAGAAGAACGCAACCAAGACCGGCGACACCGGTTCGCCTGAGGTTCAGGTCGCGATCCTGTCGGAACGCATCGCCAACCTCACCGAGCACTTCAAGACCCACGGCAAGGATAACCATTCCCGCCGCGGCCTGTTGAAGCTGGTGTCCACGCGCCGTTCGCTTCTCGACTATGTGAAGCGGAAGGACGAGGCGCGCTACAAGTCGCTTCTCGAGAAGCACAACATTCGCCGCTAA
- the pnp gene encoding polyribonucleotide nucleotidyltransferase: MFKAHSVEIDWGGRPLKLETGKIARQADGAVVATYGETIVLATVVAAKTPREGVDFLPLTVDYQEKTYAAGRIPGGYFKREGRPTEKETLVSRLIDRPIRPLFVDGWRNETQVIVTVLSHDMENDPDILALVASSAALTISGAPFQGPIGAARVGFINDEYVLNPTLDEMADTNLDLVVAGTADAVLMVESEAKELNEDIMLGAVMFGHRHFQPVIQAIIELAEKAAKEPREVSSVDNGAIDTEMRSVGEAELRTAYAIPIKQDRYAAVGAVKKKVMDHFFPEGQEPKFDKLRVAGVFKELEANVVRNNILDTGKRIDGRDASTVRPIVAEVGVLPRAHGSALFTRGETQALVVTTLGTGEDEQYIDSLSGTYKERFLLHYNFPPYSVGETGRLGGTKRREIGHGKLAWRALHPVLPAAHEFPYTLRVVSEITESNGSSSMASVCGASLALMDAGVPLKRPTAGIAMGLILEGKKFAVLSDILGDEDHLGDMDFKVAGTETGITSLQMDIKIAGITEEIMKIALAQAKDGRIHILGEMAKALTNARAELGEHAPRIEVLQIPTDKIRDVIGTGGKIIREIVEKTGAKINIEDDGTVKVASANGESIRAAIKWIKSITSDPEVGQIYDGTIVKVMEFGAFVNFFGPKDGLVHISQLAASRVQKTSDVVKEGDKVKVKLLGLDDRGKVRLSMKVVDQETGEDLEAKQKAEGVSAAE, translated from the coding sequence ATGTTTAAAGCTCATTCAGTCGAGATCGACTGGGGTGGACGTCCACTCAAACTCGAAACCGGCAAGATCGCGCGTCAGGCCGACGGTGCGGTGGTTGCCACCTACGGCGAGACCATCGTGCTCGCCACCGTCGTCGCGGCGAAGACACCGCGCGAAGGCGTCGATTTCCTGCCGCTCACCGTCGACTATCAGGAAAAGACCTACGCAGCCGGCCGCATTCCCGGCGGCTACTTCAAGCGCGAAGGCCGCCCGACGGAAAAGGAAACGCTGGTTTCCCGCCTGATCGATCGCCCGATCCGTCCGCTGTTCGTCGATGGCTGGCGCAACGAAACCCAGGTCATCGTGACGGTGCTGTCGCATGACATGGAGAACGATCCGGACATTCTCGCGCTGGTGGCATCATCCGCCGCGCTGACCATCTCCGGAGCGCCGTTCCAGGGTCCGATCGGCGCAGCCCGCGTCGGCTTCATCAACGACGAATACGTTCTCAATCCGACGCTCGACGAGATGGCCGACACCAATCTCGATCTCGTGGTTGCCGGCACCGCCGATGCCGTTCTGATGGTGGAATCGGAAGCCAAGGAACTGAACGAAGACATTATGCTCGGCGCGGTGATGTTCGGTCACCGGCATTTCCAGCCGGTGATCCAGGCGATCATCGAACTGGCCGAGAAGGCCGCGAAGGAGCCGCGCGAGGTTTCTTCCGTGGACAACGGCGCCATCGACACCGAAATGCGCAGCGTCGGCGAAGCCGAATTGCGCACGGCCTACGCTATTCCGATCAAGCAGGATCGCTACGCAGCGGTCGGCGCGGTGAAGAAGAAGGTCATGGACCATTTCTTCCCGGAAGGTCAGGAGCCGAAGTTCGACAAGCTGCGCGTTGCGGGCGTGTTCAAGGAACTTGAGGCGAACGTGGTTCGCAACAACATCCTCGACACCGGCAAGCGCATCGACGGACGTGATGCGAGCACGGTTCGCCCGATCGTCGCCGAAGTCGGCGTGCTGCCCCGCGCCCACGGCTCGGCGCTGTTCACCCGCGGTGAAACCCAGGCGCTGGTGGTCACCACCCTCGGCACCGGCGAAGACGAGCAGTACATCGACTCGCTGTCGGGAACGTACAAGGAGCGCTTCCTGCTCCATTACAACTTCCCTCCCTACTCGGTCGGCGAAACCGGTCGTCTCGGCGGCACCAAGCGTCGTGAAATCGGCCACGGCAAGCTCGCCTGGCGCGCGCTGCATCCGGTTCTCCCGGCGGCGCACGAATTCCCGTACACGCTGCGCGTCGTCTCCGAGATCACCGAGTCGAACGGCTCAAGCTCGATGGCTTCGGTCTGCGGCGCATCGCTCGCGCTGATGGATGCTGGCGTGCCGTTGAAGCGTCCGACGGCAGGTATCGCGATGGGCCTCATTCTCGAGGGCAAGAAGTTCGCGGTTCTTTCCGACATTCTCGGCGACGAGGATCATCTCGGCGACATGGACTTCAAGGTGGCAGGTACCGAGACCGGTATCACGTCGCTGCAGATGGACATCAAGATCGCCGGCATCACCGAAGAGATCATGAAGATCGCCCTCGCCCAGGCGAAGGACGGACGCATTCATATCCTCGGCGAAATGGCGAAGGCATTGACCAATGCCCGCGCCGAGCTCGGCGAACATGCACCACGCATCGAAGTGCTGCAGATCCCGACCGACAAGATCCGTGACGTGATCGGCACCGGTGGCAAGATCATCCGCGAAATCGTCGAAAAGACCGGCGCCAAGATCAACATCGAGGACGACGGCACCGTGAAGGTGGCGTCCGCCAACGGTGAATCGATCCGCGCGGCGATCAAGTGGATCAAGTCGATCACCTCCGATCCGGAAGTCGGCCAGATCTATGACGGCACCATCGTCAAGGTCATGGAGTTCGGCGCGTTCGTGAACTTCTTCGGACCGAAGGATGGTCTGGTTCACATCAGCCAGCTCGCCGCCAGCCGCGTGCAGAAGACCTCCGACGTCGTCAAGGAAGGCGACAAGGTCAAGGTCAAGCTGCTCGGTCTCGACGATCGCGGCAAGGTTCGCCTGTCGATGAAGGTGGTCGATCAGGAAACCGGCGAAGACCTCGAGGCCAAGCAGAAGGCCGAAGGCGTTTCCGCAGCCGAGTAA
- a CDS encoding superoxide dismutase, giving the protein MSSISRRHLLTTAAGMAAVAAAPRILFAQAAPAPAAAPAAAPAAGPFVLPPLTYATNAFEPHIDAKTMEIHHGKHHAAYVANMNTVAKANPQLGTTPIENILGNINALNDDIKFTVRNNLGGHANHTMFWEIMGPNGGKPEGEVLAAITSDLGGLEKFQNDFNAAGGRQFGSGWVFVTVTKAGKLAIETRPNQDSPIMDGKRVLMGNDVWEHAYYLNYQNRRADYLKAWWNTVNWAKISERYAAAKAGTLTI; this is encoded by the coding sequence ATGTCATCGATCTCTCGCCGTCATCTCTTGACCACAGCCGCGGGTATGGCGGCGGTTGCCGCCGCGCCCCGTATCCTTTTCGCCCAGGCTGCCCCCGCGCCTGCAGCAGCCCCCGCTGCCGCTCCGGCGGCTGGCCCGTTCGTTCTGCCGCCGCTGACTTATGCAACGAATGCGTTCGAACCGCATATCGATGCCAAGACCATGGAGATCCACCACGGCAAACATCACGCGGCCTATGTCGCCAACATGAACACCGTCGCCAAGGCCAATCCGCAACTCGGCACGACGCCAATCGAGAACATTCTCGGCAACATCAACGCGCTGAACGACGACATCAAGTTCACCGTGCGCAACAACCTCGGCGGCCACGCCAATCACACCATGTTCTGGGAGATCATGGGCCCGAACGGCGGCAAGCCGGAAGGCGAAGTGCTGGCGGCGATCACCAGCGATCTTGGCGGCCTTGAGAAGTTCCAGAACGACTTCAACGCCGCCGGCGGCCGCCAGTTCGGCTCCGGCTGGGTGTTCGTCACCGTGACCAAGGCCGGCAAGCTCGCCATCGAGACCCGCCCCAATCAGGATTCGCCGATCATGGACGGCAAGCGTGTGCTGATGGGCAACGACGTGTGGGAGCACGCCTACTATCTCAACTATCAAAATCGCCGCGCCGACTATCTCAAGGCATGGTGGAACACAGTGAACTGGGCGAAGATTTCCGAGCGCTATGCAGCCGCGAAGGCCGGCACGCTCACGATCTGA